The following coding sequences lie in one Spirosoma sp. KUDC1026 genomic window:
- a CDS encoding family 16 glycoside hydrolase → MQHKPWYCLLFLLACAFRTAAQTDELPYSTIPLQTMQGFLATGSNWQLAGDVYYDVNKAGKPSLGKGTGILVNLPTAKANDPISTSLQHGDLALEIDVMLEKDAKALLLLQGRYGLQLVDSWGTKTPTVSDGGAIEERWNEQGTAGQQGYEGHAPAQNVNRAPGLWQHYSIVFRAPRFDAQGRKTANARFVSVKLNGVTIHENIELTGPTHSAVAQDEKATAPLVIKGQQGSLAVRDIRYKAYGTEPVTLSNLKLQTYEGNFRSFADLNAQTPRREMVIDLLAHRGTGSLDKFGGKITGTIHLPTSGTYLLKLNLSWIPAETNPERPNGAGMLTIDGKKLLDITGKNGGTAVLTTQLQAGDYPVELTYYKTYKLWYAKGDDISLSVEGPGVQYTTLNEVIRAEEPVGQIRLRADNETTMQRGFMNHNGKKHTHTIAVGEPGRASYSLDLQKGELLAIWRGDFLETTPMWHGRGETQLAVPRGSVIELPGKPSLAVLANEQAAWPDSNATYNNMGYDIDKAGRPVFKSMLGTASVRESITTADEGRKLTHTFTVTPGVATPGTDSPNEIWCRVAAGNDITQLPNGLYAVNGKQYFVELADKEKPVIRTTATNTKELLLPVSAKKGNVVSYSFIW, encoded by the coding sequence ATGCAACACAAACCCTGGTACTGCCTGCTGTTTCTCCTTGCCTGTGCATTCAGGACAGCGGCACAAACCGACGAATTACCTTACTCCACCATACCGTTGCAGACCATGCAGGGCTTTCTGGCCACCGGCTCCAACTGGCAGCTGGCGGGAGACGTTTATTACGATGTGAACAAAGCGGGCAAACCCAGCCTTGGCAAAGGCACGGGTATTCTGGTCAACCTCCCAACAGCCAAAGCCAACGACCCGATCAGCACCAGCCTGCAGCACGGCGATCTGGCTCTCGAAATAGACGTCATGCTGGAGAAAGACGCCAAAGCCTTACTGCTGCTTCAGGGTCGGTACGGTCTTCAGCTGGTCGATAGCTGGGGCACCAAAACGCCGACGGTTAGTGACGGTGGCGCTATTGAAGAACGCTGGAACGAGCAGGGTACTGCTGGTCAACAGGGCTACGAGGGCCACGCGCCCGCTCAGAACGTAAACCGGGCACCGGGTCTGTGGCAGCATTACAGCATCGTGTTCCGGGCGCCCCGCTTCGACGCGCAGGGCCGCAAAACGGCCAATGCCCGGTTCGTGAGCGTCAAACTGAACGGTGTTACTATTCACGAAAACATTGAACTGACCGGCCCGACTCATTCGGCTGTCGCGCAGGACGAGAAAGCAACGGCTCCACTCGTCATCAAAGGGCAGCAGGGATCGCTGGCGGTACGTGACATCCGCTATAAAGCATACGGTACCGAACCCGTTACGTTGTCGAACCTCAAACTGCAAACCTACGAAGGTAACTTCCGATCGTTTGCCGATCTAAATGCGCAGACTCCACGCCGGGAAATGGTGATCGATCTGCTGGCGCACCGGGGTACCGGCAGCCTGGATAAATTCGGAGGGAAAATCACCGGAACCATTCACTTACCGACGTCGGGAACGTATCTCCTCAAACTGAACCTGAGCTGGATTCCTGCCGAAACGAATCCTGAACGCCCCAACGGCGCGGGTATGCTCACCATCGACGGCAAGAAATTACTCGATATTACAGGAAAGAACGGCGGTACCGCTGTCCTGACGACACAACTACAGGCTGGTGATTATCCCGTTGAGCTGACGTATTATAAAACCTATAAGTTATGGTACGCCAAAGGCGATGACATCAGCCTGTCGGTCGAAGGACCGGGCGTTCAGTACACGACGCTTAACGAAGTAATCCGGGCCGAGGAACCCGTGGGACAGATTCGCCTGCGCGCCGACAATGAAACCACCATGCAGCGGGGTTTTATGAACCATAACGGCAAGAAGCATACCCATACGATCGCTGTGGGCGAACCCGGCCGGGCGAGTTACAGTCTCGACCTGCAAAAAGGTGAACTATTAGCTATCTGGCGGGGTGATTTCCTGGAAACGACACCCATGTGGCATGGTCGGGGTGAAACGCAGCTGGCCGTACCGCGGGGCAGCGTGATCGAGTTACCCGGCAAACCGTCGCTGGCGGTGCTGGCGAACGAGCAGGCAGCCTGGCCCGACTCCAACGCAACCTATAATAACATGGGTTATGATATCGACAAAGCTGGTCGGCCGGTCTTCAAGTCAATGCTGGGTACGGCTTCCGTCCGCGAGTCGATCACAACGGCCGACGAAGGACGGAAATTAACCCATACGTTTACAGTAACGCCGGGCGTCGCCACGCCGGGCACAGACTCTCCTAACGAAATCTGGTGCCGGGTGGCCGCGGGTAACGACATTACCCAGCTGCCCAACGGCCTTTACGCCGTCAATGGCAAACAGTATTTTGTCGAGCTGGCAGATAAAGAAAAACCCGTTATCCGAACCACGGCCACAAACACAAAAGAGCTGCTGCTCCCCGTCAGCGCTAAAAAAGGCAATGTTGTCTCCTATTCCTTTATCTGGTAG